One genomic window of Anser cygnoides isolate HZ-2024a breed goose chromosome 11, Taihu_goose_T2T_genome, whole genome shotgun sequence includes the following:
- the LINGO1 gene encoding leucine-rich repeat and immunoglobulin-like domain-containing nogo receptor-interacting protein 1 isoform X3, whose translation MNVLHILLRPDSDEADRGDAKVPCLASRSSQDFGSVHEREAEERPKPSAPLAPDPPASCLHLTRVRDRMVAGEASMRSPILACWQPILLLMLGSILSGSATGCPPRCECSAQERAVLCHRKRFMVVPEGIPTETRLLDLGKNRIKTLNQDEFANYPHLEELELNENIISAIEPGAFNNLFNLRTLGLRSNRLKLIPLGVFTGLSNLTKLDISENKIVILLDYMFQDLYNLKSLEVGDNDLVYISHRAFSGLNSLEQLTLEKCNLTSIPTEALSHLHGLIVLRLRHLNINAIRDYSFKRLYRLKVLEISHWPYLDTMTSNCLYGLNLTSLSITHCNLTSIPYVSVRHLVYLRFLNLSYNPIVTIEGSMLHDLLRLQEIQLVGGQLTTVEPFAFRGLNYLRILNVSGNLLTTLEESAFHSVGNLETLILDNNPLACDCRLLWVFRRRWRLNFNKQQPTCSTPEFVQGKEFKDFPDVLLPNYFTCRRARIRDRKPQQIFVDEGHTVHFVCRADGDPPPTIMWLSPRKHLISTKTNGRLTVFPDGTLEVRYAQIQDNGTYLCIASNAGGNDTMLAHLHVRSYSPDWPHQPNKTFAFISNQPNESDANSTRATVPFPFDIKTLIIATTMGFISFLGVVLFCLVLLFLWSRGKGNTKHNIEIEYVPRKSDAGISSADAPRKFNMKMI comes from the coding sequence GTGAGAGATAGGATGGTAGCTGGGGAGGCGAGTATGCGCAGCCCAATCCTGGCCTGCTGGCAGCCAATTCTCCTCCTGATGCTGGGATCCATCCTGTCCGGTTCTGCCACAGGCTGCCCGCCGCGCTGCGAGTGCTCTGCCCAGGAGCGTGCTGTCCTGTGCCACAGGAAGCGATTCATGGTCGTCCCCGAGGGGATCCCAACCGAGACCAGGCTGCTGGACTTGGGCAAGAACCGCATCAAGACCCTCAACCAGGATGAATTTGCCAACTACCCTcacctggaggagctggagctaaACGAGAACATTATCAGTGCCATTGAACCTGGGGCTTTCAACAACCTCTTCAACCTCAGGACGCTGGGGCTCAGGAGTAACAGACTCAAGCTGATCCCCTTGGGGGTATTTACTGGACTCAGCAACCTTACCAAGCTAGACATTAGTGAGAACAAAATTGTGATCCTTCTGGACTATATGTTCCAGGACTTGTACAACCTGAAGTCTTTGGAGGTGGGGGACAACGACCTTGTCTACATCTCCCACCGGGCCTTCAGCGGCCTCAACAGTCTGGAGCAGCTGACCCTGGAGAAATGCAACCTGACCTCCATCCCCACAGAGGCCCTGTCTCACCTGCACGGCTTGATTGTGCTGCGGCTGCGCCACCTGAACATCAACGCCATCCGGGATTACTCCTTCAAGAGGCTGTACCGGCTTAAGGTCCTCGAGATCTCCCACTGGCCCTACCTGGATACCATGACGTCCAACTGCCTGTATGGGTTGAACCTGACCTCCTTGTCCATCACCCACTGCAACCTGACGTCCATCCCGTACGTGTCGGTGAGGCACTTGGTTTACCTCCGGTTCCTGAACCTCTCCTACAACCCCATTGTCACCATCGAGGGCTCCATGCTCCACGACCTGCTGAGGCTCCAGGAGATCCAGCTGGTGGGAGGGCAGCTCACCACAGTCGAGCCCTTTGCCTTCCGCGGCCTCAACTACCTGCGCATCCTGAACGTGTCAGGGAACTTGCTGACCACCCTGGAGGAGTCGGCCTTCCACTCAGTGGGCAACCTGGAGACGCTCATCCTCGACAACAATCCTTTGGCCTGCGACTGTCGGCTGCTTTGGGTTTTCCGACGGCGATGGAGACTGAACTTCAACAAGCAGCAGCCCACCTGCTCCACCCCCGAGTTCGTCCAGGGCAAGGAGTTCAAAGACTTCCCTGACGTCCTCCTGCCCAACTACTTCACCTGCCGCCGAGCCCGGATACGAGACCGTAAACCTCAGCAGATCTTCGTGGACGAAGGCCACACGGTCCATTTTGTCTGTCGGGCAGATGGGGACCCACCGCCCACCATCATGTGGCTCTCCCCCCGGAAGCACCTCATCTCTACCAAAACCAACGGGCGGCTCACTGTCTTCCCTGATGGCACGCTGGAGGTGCGCTATGCCCAGATCCAGGACAATGGCACCTACCTATGCATCGCCAGCAACGCGGGTGGCAACGACACCATGCTGGCCCACCTGCACGTGCGCAGCTACTCCCCAGACTGGCCCCACCAACCCAACAAGACCTTCGCGTTCATCTCCAACCAGCCCAACGAGAGTGATGCCAACAGCACACGTGCCACCGTGCCTTTCCCCTTTGACATCAAGACTCTCATCATCGCCACCACCATGggcttcatttctttcctgggCGTCGTGCTCTTCTGTCTGGTGCTCCTCTTCTTGTGGAGCCGGGGAAAAGGCAACACCAAGCACAACATTGAAATTGAGTACGTGCCACGCAAGTCCGACGCGGGCATCAGCTCTGCCGATGCACCGCGCAAGTTCAATATGAAAATGATTTAA
- the LINGO1 gene encoding leucine-rich repeat and immunoglobulin-like domain-containing nogo receptor-interacting protein 1 isoform X4: protein MVAGEASMRSPILACWQPILLLMLGSILSGSATGCPPRCECSAQERAVLCHRKRFMVVPEGIPTETRLLDLGKNRIKTLNQDEFANYPHLEELELNENIISAIEPGAFNNLFNLRTLGLRSNRLKLIPLGVFTGLSNLTKLDISENKIVILLDYMFQDLYNLKSLEVGDNDLVYISHRAFSGLNSLEQLTLEKCNLTSIPTEALSHLHGLIVLRLRHLNINAIRDYSFKRLYRLKVLEISHWPYLDTMTSNCLYGLNLTSLSITHCNLTSIPYVSVRHLVYLRFLNLSYNPIVTIEGSMLHDLLRLQEIQLVGGQLTTVEPFAFRGLNYLRILNVSGNLLTTLEESAFHSVGNLETLILDNNPLACDCRLLWVFRRRWRLNFNKQQPTCSTPEFVQGKEFKDFPDVLLPNYFTCRRARIRDRKPQQIFVDEGHTVHFVCRADGDPPPTIMWLSPRKHLISTKTNGRLTVFPDGTLEVRYAQIQDNGTYLCIASNAGGNDTMLAHLHVRSYSPDWPHQPNKTFAFISNQPNESDANSTRATVPFPFDIKTLIIATTMGFISFLGVVLFCLVLLFLWSRGKGNTKHNIEIEYVPRKSDAGISSADAPRKFNMKMI, encoded by the coding sequence ATGGTAGCTGGGGAGGCGAGTATGCGCAGCCCAATCCTGGCCTGCTGGCAGCCAATTCTCCTCCTGATGCTGGGATCCATCCTGTCCGGTTCTGCCACAGGCTGCCCGCCGCGCTGCGAGTGCTCTGCCCAGGAGCGTGCTGTCCTGTGCCACAGGAAGCGATTCATGGTCGTCCCCGAGGGGATCCCAACCGAGACCAGGCTGCTGGACTTGGGCAAGAACCGCATCAAGACCCTCAACCAGGATGAATTTGCCAACTACCCTcacctggaggagctggagctaaACGAGAACATTATCAGTGCCATTGAACCTGGGGCTTTCAACAACCTCTTCAACCTCAGGACGCTGGGGCTCAGGAGTAACAGACTCAAGCTGATCCCCTTGGGGGTATTTACTGGACTCAGCAACCTTACCAAGCTAGACATTAGTGAGAACAAAATTGTGATCCTTCTGGACTATATGTTCCAGGACTTGTACAACCTGAAGTCTTTGGAGGTGGGGGACAACGACCTTGTCTACATCTCCCACCGGGCCTTCAGCGGCCTCAACAGTCTGGAGCAGCTGACCCTGGAGAAATGCAACCTGACCTCCATCCCCACAGAGGCCCTGTCTCACCTGCACGGCTTGATTGTGCTGCGGCTGCGCCACCTGAACATCAACGCCATCCGGGATTACTCCTTCAAGAGGCTGTACCGGCTTAAGGTCCTCGAGATCTCCCACTGGCCCTACCTGGATACCATGACGTCCAACTGCCTGTATGGGTTGAACCTGACCTCCTTGTCCATCACCCACTGCAACCTGACGTCCATCCCGTACGTGTCGGTGAGGCACTTGGTTTACCTCCGGTTCCTGAACCTCTCCTACAACCCCATTGTCACCATCGAGGGCTCCATGCTCCACGACCTGCTGAGGCTCCAGGAGATCCAGCTGGTGGGAGGGCAGCTCACCACAGTCGAGCCCTTTGCCTTCCGCGGCCTCAACTACCTGCGCATCCTGAACGTGTCAGGGAACTTGCTGACCACCCTGGAGGAGTCGGCCTTCCACTCAGTGGGCAACCTGGAGACGCTCATCCTCGACAACAATCCTTTGGCCTGCGACTGTCGGCTGCTTTGGGTTTTCCGACGGCGATGGAGACTGAACTTCAACAAGCAGCAGCCCACCTGCTCCACCCCCGAGTTCGTCCAGGGCAAGGAGTTCAAAGACTTCCCTGACGTCCTCCTGCCCAACTACTTCACCTGCCGCCGAGCCCGGATACGAGACCGTAAACCTCAGCAGATCTTCGTGGACGAAGGCCACACGGTCCATTTTGTCTGTCGGGCAGATGGGGACCCACCGCCCACCATCATGTGGCTCTCCCCCCGGAAGCACCTCATCTCTACCAAAACCAACGGGCGGCTCACTGTCTTCCCTGATGGCACGCTGGAGGTGCGCTATGCCCAGATCCAGGACAATGGCACCTACCTATGCATCGCCAGCAACGCGGGTGGCAACGACACCATGCTGGCCCACCTGCACGTGCGCAGCTACTCCCCAGACTGGCCCCACCAACCCAACAAGACCTTCGCGTTCATCTCCAACCAGCCCAACGAGAGTGATGCCAACAGCACACGTGCCACCGTGCCTTTCCCCTTTGACATCAAGACTCTCATCATCGCCACCACCATGggcttcatttctttcctgggCGTCGTGCTCTTCTGTCTGGTGCTCCTCTTCTTGTGGAGCCGGGGAAAAGGCAACACCAAGCACAACATTGAAATTGAGTACGTGCCACGCAAGTCCGACGCGGGCATCAGCTCTGCCGATGCACCGCGCAAGTTCAATATGAAAATGATTTAA
- the LINGO1 gene encoding leucine-rich repeat and immunoglobulin-like domain-containing nogo receptor-interacting protein 1 isoform X2 produces the protein MQVRDRMVAGEASMRSPILACWQPILLLMLGSILSGSATGCPPRCECSAQERAVLCHRKRFMVVPEGIPTETRLLDLGKNRIKTLNQDEFANYPHLEELELNENIISAIEPGAFNNLFNLRTLGLRSNRLKLIPLGVFTGLSNLTKLDISENKIVILLDYMFQDLYNLKSLEVGDNDLVYISHRAFSGLNSLEQLTLEKCNLTSIPTEALSHLHGLIVLRLRHLNINAIRDYSFKRLYRLKVLEISHWPYLDTMTSNCLYGLNLTSLSITHCNLTSIPYVSVRHLVYLRFLNLSYNPIVTIEGSMLHDLLRLQEIQLVGGQLTTVEPFAFRGLNYLRILNVSGNLLTTLEESAFHSVGNLETLILDNNPLACDCRLLWVFRRRWRLNFNKQQPTCSTPEFVQGKEFKDFPDVLLPNYFTCRRARIRDRKPQQIFVDEGHTVHFVCRADGDPPPTIMWLSPRKHLISTKTNGRLTVFPDGTLEVRYAQIQDNGTYLCIASNAGGNDTMLAHLHVRSYSPDWPHQPNKTFAFISNQPNESDANSTRATVPFPFDIKTLIIATTMGFISFLGVVLFCLVLLFLWSRGKGNTKHNIEIEYVPRKSDAGISSADAPRKFNMKMI, from the exons ATGCAG GTGAGAGATAGGATGGTAGCTGGGGAGGCGAGTATGCGCAGCCCAATCCTGGCCTGCTGGCAGCCAATTCTCCTCCTGATGCTGGGATCCATCCTGTCCGGTTCTGCCACAGGCTGCCCGCCGCGCTGCGAGTGCTCTGCCCAGGAGCGTGCTGTCCTGTGCCACAGGAAGCGATTCATGGTCGTCCCCGAGGGGATCCCAACCGAGACCAGGCTGCTGGACTTGGGCAAGAACCGCATCAAGACCCTCAACCAGGATGAATTTGCCAACTACCCTcacctggaggagctggagctaaACGAGAACATTATCAGTGCCATTGAACCTGGGGCTTTCAACAACCTCTTCAACCTCAGGACGCTGGGGCTCAGGAGTAACAGACTCAAGCTGATCCCCTTGGGGGTATTTACTGGACTCAGCAACCTTACCAAGCTAGACATTAGTGAGAACAAAATTGTGATCCTTCTGGACTATATGTTCCAGGACTTGTACAACCTGAAGTCTTTGGAGGTGGGGGACAACGACCTTGTCTACATCTCCCACCGGGCCTTCAGCGGCCTCAACAGTCTGGAGCAGCTGACCCTGGAGAAATGCAACCTGACCTCCATCCCCACAGAGGCCCTGTCTCACCTGCACGGCTTGATTGTGCTGCGGCTGCGCCACCTGAACATCAACGCCATCCGGGATTACTCCTTCAAGAGGCTGTACCGGCTTAAGGTCCTCGAGATCTCCCACTGGCCCTACCTGGATACCATGACGTCCAACTGCCTGTATGGGTTGAACCTGACCTCCTTGTCCATCACCCACTGCAACCTGACGTCCATCCCGTACGTGTCGGTGAGGCACTTGGTTTACCTCCGGTTCCTGAACCTCTCCTACAACCCCATTGTCACCATCGAGGGCTCCATGCTCCACGACCTGCTGAGGCTCCAGGAGATCCAGCTGGTGGGAGGGCAGCTCACCACAGTCGAGCCCTTTGCCTTCCGCGGCCTCAACTACCTGCGCATCCTGAACGTGTCAGGGAACTTGCTGACCACCCTGGAGGAGTCGGCCTTCCACTCAGTGGGCAACCTGGAGACGCTCATCCTCGACAACAATCCTTTGGCCTGCGACTGTCGGCTGCTTTGGGTTTTCCGACGGCGATGGAGACTGAACTTCAACAAGCAGCAGCCCACCTGCTCCACCCCCGAGTTCGTCCAGGGCAAGGAGTTCAAAGACTTCCCTGACGTCCTCCTGCCCAACTACTTCACCTGCCGCCGAGCCCGGATACGAGACCGTAAACCTCAGCAGATCTTCGTGGACGAAGGCCACACGGTCCATTTTGTCTGTCGGGCAGATGGGGACCCACCGCCCACCATCATGTGGCTCTCCCCCCGGAAGCACCTCATCTCTACCAAAACCAACGGGCGGCTCACTGTCTTCCCTGATGGCACGCTGGAGGTGCGCTATGCCCAGATCCAGGACAATGGCACCTACCTATGCATCGCCAGCAACGCGGGTGGCAACGACACCATGCTGGCCCACCTGCACGTGCGCAGCTACTCCCCAGACTGGCCCCACCAACCCAACAAGACCTTCGCGTTCATCTCCAACCAGCCCAACGAGAGTGATGCCAACAGCACACGTGCCACCGTGCCTTTCCCCTTTGACATCAAGACTCTCATCATCGCCACCACCATGggcttcatttctttcctgggCGTCGTGCTCTTCTGTCTGGTGCTCCTCTTCTTGTGGAGCCGGGGAAAAGGCAACACCAAGCACAACATTGAAATTGAGTACGTGCCACGCAAGTCCGACGCGGGCATCAGCTCTGCCGATGCACCGCGCAAGTTCAATATGAAAATGATTTAA